From Hermetia illucens chromosome 6, iHerIll2.2.curated.20191125, whole genome shotgun sequence, one genomic window encodes:
- the LOC119659269 gene encoding probable Golgi SNAP receptor complex member 2, whose amino-acid sequence MDTLYHQTNRVIQEIQQHFQLLNSPQANELEVANQIQTKIVSVKANCDRLDVLLFKVPVSQRPNAKMRVDQLKYDVRHLENALNMWQQKKQKREMEASAREQLLNRRFTSNQETAIDLADAALDHNNSLMNAHQGVDEMMFTGSSILDSLRSQRETLKGARKRILDIGNTLGLSNHTMRLIEKRLSEDKYILYGGMFVTLLVIVLIIYFFVF is encoded by the exons ATGGACACACTGTATCACCAAACGAACCGAGTAATCCAAGAGATACAACAGCATTTTCAACTCCTCAACAGTCCACAGGCTAACGAGTTAGAAGTGGCCAACCAGATCCAGACCAAAATCGTATCAGTGAAGGC taatTGCGACCGCCTTGATGTGCTCTTATTCAAAGTCCCAGTGTCACAAAGACCGAATGCGAAGATGCGGGTGGATCAGCTGAAATATGACGTCCGGCACTTGGAG AACGCCCTGAAtatgtggcagcagaaaaaacaaAAGCGCGAAATGGAGGCGAGTGCCCGCGAGCAGCTGCTCAATCGCCGGTTCACCTCCAATCAGGAGACAGCCATCGATTTAGCCGATGCCGCGTTGGATCATAACAATTCCTTGATGAATGCCCATCAGGGCGTGGACGAAATGATGTTCACCGGCAGCAGCATCCTGGATAGTCTGAGGAGTCAACGAGAGACGTTAAAGGGCGCGCGGAAGCGAATTTTGGATATTGGGAACACCCTTGGACTGTCGAATCACACAATGCGCCTCATTGAAAAACGTTTATCTGAGGATAAATATATTTTGTACGGAGGAATGTTTGTGACGTTGCTTGTTATTGTCCTTATCATCTACTTTTTTGTCTTCTGA